Proteins encoded within one genomic window of Nitrospinaceae bacterium:
- a CDS encoding HD family phosphohydrolase: protein MDTTQDIVSLVDSTVQLGSLPTIFYQINEAVEDPECSFSEIGEIISKDSALCARLLKIVNSSFFGFSSKVETITHAVTIVGMVQLRDLALATAIINNFKGIPRDAVNMKSFWHHSIAVGLAGQVIGTFLKKPNPERFYVLGLLHDLGRLLLFLAVPEDMNRVLELNKDEGLLHEAECKVLGWDHADVGAELLKKWYLPDRLVQGVRYHHSPSNAPNFPFEAAVVHVGDIVAQTMEQGSSGERFVPPLDGKAWDILGMQPSMLSSIVTQVDRQVGDLVEVFL from the coding sequence ATGGATACTACTCAGGACATTGTGAGTCTCGTGGACAGTACGGTGCAACTGGGGTCTTTGCCAACAATTTTTTATCAAATCAACGAGGCGGTGGAGGACCCAGAATGTTCCTTTTCTGAAATCGGTGAAATCATCAGCAAGGATTCTGCCCTTTGCGCCCGTTTGCTTAAAATTGTCAACAGCTCCTTTTTCGGGTTCTCCTCCAAGGTCGAAACGATCACCCATGCGGTGACCATTGTGGGCATGGTGCAGCTGCGGGATCTGGCCCTGGCGACGGCCATCATCAACAATTTTAAGGGGATTCCAAGAGACGCCGTCAATATGAAATCGTTCTGGCATCACAGTATTGCGGTGGGCCTGGCGGGACAGGTGATCGGCACTTTCTTGAAAAAACCCAACCCGGAGCGGTTTTATGTTCTCGGCCTGCTTCACGATTTAGGACGCTTGCTTTTATTCCTTGCTGTTCCGGAAGACATGAACCGGGTACTGGAATTGAACAAGGATGAAGGGCTTTTGCATGAAGCGGAATGCAAGGTTTTGGGATGGGATCACGCTGACGTGGGGGCTGAATTGTTAAAGAAATGGTATCTTCCTGACCGGTTGGTCCAGGGGGTTCGATATCATCACAGCCCGTCAAATGCTCCGAACTTTCCGTTTGAGGCGGCGGTCGTCCATGTCGGAGATATCGTGGCTCAAACCATGGAACAGGGAAGCAGTGGGGAGCGTTTTGTTCCTCCCCTGGATGGCAAGGCCTGGGATATTC